From Echinicola jeungdonensis, the proteins below share one genomic window:
- a CDS encoding condensation domain-containing protein: MSSQHQVHYLLVNAHHTVADGWSLGVFLNELISFYKANVKGENVQLIDLPIQYADFAIGKNSKAAQHEASFPYHIGKNN, encoded by the coding sequence ATTTCAAGCCAACATCAGGTCCATTATCTGTTAGTGAATGCCCATCACACAGTTGCAGATGGGTGGTCATTGGGGGTTTTTCTAAATGAATTAATTAGTTTTTATAAAGCAAATGTCAAGGGTGAAAATGTTCAATTGATTGATTTGCCCATCCAGTATGCTGATTTTGCTATTGGCAAAAACAGCAAAGCTGCCCAACATGAAGCCAGTTTTCCCTATCATATTGGAAAGAACAATTAG